In Caldisericia bacterium, the sequence TAAGTTCAACTTTATCAAAATACCTATTTTCCCTAAAGACTTCTAAAACTCTCTCCTTTACACTATCATCAAACTTTATAAGAAAATTGGAGGAGATATCTCCATACTTTTTGTTTTTTGGAATGTAAAGAGAAAGGGGAGGTTTCTCCCCTAACACCTTCTCTACCTCTGTTAAGAGAATACTCTTTAATACCACTACCTTATCACTCCAATCAATCTGTTTATTACCTTTCTAACACCTGAAATTTTACCAACTTTTTCCTCTATTGCATAGAGGGAAGAGGGATTTGTTACCTCACCCTCAAGAAAGACAACTCCCCCAATTGAGAAAAATGAAATATTGTCTTTTACAAACATTCTATCCTTGAGAATCTCTGAAATTTTATTCTCTATCTCTGTATCTTTACTTTTCTCCCCTCTTGAAACAATTCCATTTACAACACCAAGAACTCCAGGAACCTCTGACGCTTTATCAACTGCAGCTTTTTTCTCCTCCTCACTCTCGACATTTCCCTTTATATAGGCAATCTTGTTGAGGACTTTTACCCTCAAATGAAAAATCTTGAGTTCCCTTAAAGCATCAAAAAGCATGCTCTCCAGAGCAAAATCATTAACTGGAAATGGAGGTTCAATCTTGATCTGGTTCTCTATTCTCTTTACGGGAAGTGATTTAAAATAGGTCTCTATGGTTTTCTTCTCTTTTAGAGTTGGAACAGAACCAAATATTTTTAAAATGCCATTCCTTACACTCACACTTACAGATAGGTCTCTATCCTTTATTATTCTATTTGCTGCATCCTCAATATCTTCATCAGAAACACTCCTTCTCACTGGAACTGAAAGTGAATTTACAATCTTTTTCACTCCTTTTATAGATCTTACAAGTTTCTCTGCTCTTTTTATAAGGGTTTTATCTCTCACCTCTCCGTCTAAAAAGACTTTTCCTGAAACAACTGATATATCAATCTTTTCGTTTTTTAATTCCTCATCCCTTTTAAACAGGTTCTCCACCCTCTTTAATATTCTTCTGTCTTCCGCCATCTTTCCCTTTGTAGGAAGAAAGCGTTCCTCTTTCATTATTTTTCTCCTCCTTAGAACTTTTCTAATTTCATTATATAAAAATTGTCTCTCTCAAACAAGTTCAGAAATTGTATCATTTCAAATGTGTTATACTTAAAATATGGGATTTAGAATTTTTATGTATTGTATTTTTATTTTTTAATAATGTTTAAAACTTTATCGTTTAACTCTCTTCTCCCAATGGACAATCTAAACCAGCCTTTACCTAAATCAAGGATAGAAATTCTCTCTTCAATTAATTTATCCCTTAACTTTTTATAATCTTTTACAAAGAAAAGAAGGAAGTTAGTTCTGGATGGAAAGACCTTTAACCAAGGAATTTTCTTTAATTCATTGAATACCCTTTCTCTCTCAGACTCTATCCATTGAATTCTTTCAAAGAATATATCCTTATGCTTAAGAACAATGCTACCTATAAGCATGGAGAGATAGGGAAAGTTGTATGGATTTTTGAAACCATTGAAGTGGAATACAAAATCCTCATTGGAAATTAGGTATCCAATTCTTTCTCCAGCAAGGGAAAAGGACTTTGAGAAGGTTCTAAGAATTATGAGATTATTAAACTCATTAATTAATGGCGAAAGAGTGGTTTTACTAAATTCAAAATATGCCTCATCTATGACAACAAATCCTTTAACCTCTTTAATGATTTTAATAAGTTTGTCCCTTGCAAAGAGATTCCCAGTAGGATTGTTTGGATTGGGTATAAAGAAGAGTACTCTTCTATCCTTTATAACATTTAGCGTTCTTTCCATATCTATAGAGAAATCATTTGAAAGAGGTATCTCAATAAAATTAGCTCCAAGCATTAGTGAAAATTCCTTGTAGCATTTGTAAGATGGAGTGAAAGATACAATGTCAAAACCTTCTCTACCAAACATGCTTATAAGAAAATAGATTCCTTCGTCTGCC encodes:
- a CDS encoding BON domain-containing protein, which gives rise to MKEERFLPTKGKMAEDRRILKRVENLFKRDEELKNEKIDISVVSGKVFLDGEVRDKTLIKRAEKLVRSIKGVKKIVNSLSVPVRRSVSDEDIEDAANRIIKDRDLSVSVSVRNGILKIFGSVPTLKEKKTIETYFKSLPVKRIENQIKIEPPFPVNDFALESMLFDALRELKIFHLRVKVLNKIAYIKGNVESEEEKKAAVDKASEVPGVLGVVNGIVSRGEKSKDTEIENKISEILKDRMFVKDNISFFSIGGVVFLEGEVTNPSSLYAIEEKVGKISGVRKVINRLIGVIR
- the hisC gene encoding histidinol-phosphate transaminase; the protein is MIPERIKKLEAYRFPEFRKDRLNLNENPFPLPEVVLSEFKERIDGDDIRFYHSPIDNAFISALTEYTGFDGKNISLLNGADEGIYFLISMFGREGFDIVSFTPSYKCYKEFSLMLGANFIEIPLSNDFSIDMERTLNVIKDRRVLFFIPNPNNPTGNLFARDKLIKIIKEVKGFVVIDEAYFEFSKTTLSPLINEFNNLIILRTFSKSFSLAGERIGYLISNEDFVFHFNGFKNPYNFPYLSMLIGSIVLKHKDIFFERIQWIESERERVFNELKKIPWLKVFPSRTNFLLFFVKDYKKLRDKLIEERISILDLGKGWFRLSIGRRELNDKVLNIIKK